In the genome of Deinococcus aerophilus, one region contains:
- a CDS encoding DeoR/GlpR family DNA-binding transcription regulator, whose amino-acid sequence MTAPLAEERLSRILDLLARQGTVRTVALTEHLGISGATARRDLDVLARRGLVRKVHGGAALASQDQHYRDRQHREQGGKAQLAGAAVDLLRPGQTVYIDAGTTARHVAQALRQVPALTRTLRVVTHGLDVAYELNGECPLYVVGGEVYGSTYSLTGPDALAAAERYSYDVFLVGCTSIDPERGLTNSNLVEAQQKTAIMRRARRSVLIADHSKWGHAGFATFAALEDVAAWVTDHAPAAAKAAFEAAGVQVVDAARAGQTGPGSARDDVR is encoded by the coding sequence ATGACCGCCCCCCTCGCCGAGGAACGCCTGAGCCGCATTCTCGATCTGCTGGCCCGCCAGGGCACCGTGCGCACGGTGGCGCTGACCGAACATCTGGGCATCAGCGGCGCGACCGCCCGGCGCGACCTCGACGTGCTGGCCCGGCGCGGGCTGGTGCGCAAGGTGCATGGCGGGGCAGCGCTGGCAAGCCAGGACCAGCACTACCGCGACCGCCAGCACCGCGAACAGGGGGGGAAGGCCCAACTTGCCGGGGCCGCCGTGGACCTGCTGCGTCCGGGGCAGACGGTATATATCGACGCGGGGACCACCGCCCGGCACGTCGCGCAGGCGCTGCGCCAGGTCCCGGCGCTGACCCGGACGCTGCGGGTGGTCACCCACGGCCTGGACGTGGCATATGAACTCAACGGCGAGTGCCCTCTGTATGTGGTGGGGGGCGAGGTCTACGGCTCGACCTACAGCCTGACCGGGCCTGACGCCCTGGCCGCCGCCGAGCGTTATTCCTACGACGTGTTTCTGGTGGGCTGCACGAGCATCGACCCCGAACGGGGCCTGACCAACAGCAACCTGGTCGAGGCGCAGCAGAAGACGGCCATCATGCGCCGCGCCCGCCGCAGTGTGCTGATCGCCGACCACAGCAAGTGGGGACACGCCGGCTTCGCCACCTTCGCGGCGCTGGAAGACGTGGCCGCCTGGGTCACCGACCACGCCCCGGCCGCTGCGAAGGCCGCGTTCGAGGCCGCCGGAGTGCAGGTGGTCGATGCCGCGCGTGCGGGCCAGACCGGGCCGGGAAGCGCCAGGGACGACGTCCGCTGA